One Pseudodesulfovibrio cashew DNA window includes the following coding sequences:
- a CDS encoding class I SAM-dependent methyltransferase, whose translation MTPFADSMFNEITRCPWCNSESREDWGEPQDGIQAVECSKCGLIYMGKMLNAEGLAKFYSDHLSQVHLADENKRQQRELMYQLEFKYIHGFTGPCSVLDVGCSGGYFLDVFKEQGYETLGVEIGTEGAAECGKKHSVYQGDFAFMDFDRKFDLIVFRGVIEHIPLPKTYLEKALSLLNDGGYIYITSTPNAQSVPCRVFKDKWRLHNPLPHLMHFSVRHFDEYFASHGFCKRGEHFLYEETPYANIEEDILLVAKAIEAVREGKKIDFASPPFYGVMMSVVYQKEGEQ comes from the coding sequence ATGACTCCATTTGCCGATTCCATGTTCAATGAAATTACTCGATGCCCTTGGTGTAATTCCGAGTCGAGAGAAGACTGGGGGGAACCCCAAGACGGCATTCAGGCGGTTGAATGCTCCAAGTGCGGCTTAATTTACATGGGTAAGATGCTGAATGCTGAAGGGTTGGCAAAGTTCTATTCCGATCATCTTAGTCAGGTTCACTTGGCGGATGAGAACAAGCGCCAACAGCGTGAGTTGATGTATCAATTGGAATTCAAGTATATTCATGGGTTCACCGGGCCTTGCTCCGTCCTTGATGTGGGGTGTAGTGGGGGGTATTTTTTAGACGTCTTCAAGGAACAGGGGTATGAAACTCTGGGAGTGGAAATAGGGACGGAAGGCGCAGCTGAGTGTGGGAAGAAACATTCAGTTTATCAAGGCGATTTCGCCTTTATGGATTTTGACAGAAAGTTTGATCTAATTGTCTTTCGTGGGGTCATAGAACATATCCCACTTCCTAAAACATACCTTGAAAAAGCTCTCAGCTTATTGAATGATGGCGGGTACATCTATATCACCAGCACGCCAAACGCCCAAAGTGTTCCTTGTAGAGTGTTTAAGGACAAATGGAGGCTGCATAATCCTTTGCCTCATTTGATGCATTTTTCCGTGCGGCATTTTGATGAATATTTTGCAAGCCATGGCTTTTGTAAGCGCGGCGAGCATTTCTTGTATGAGGAAACGCCGTATGCCAATATTGAAGAAGATATTTTGCTCGTTGCAAAAGCCATTGAAGCGGTCCGAGAAGGCAAGAAAATAGATTTTGCTTCACCTCCTTTCTACGGTGTGATGATGAGTGTTGTATACCAAAAAGAAGGTGAGCAATAA
- a CDS encoding cytidylyltransferase domain-containing protein gives MHHGEKVAAVIVARMGSSRLKDKMILPFGETDIIRSVFDRIRKCALVDQFVFATTTNPLDDILAEIAAEEGLSVVRGSENDVVSRMADAINALPERPDVIVRVCSDNPLLMPPVIDDAVRELCDNDADIVTPFEFGTYPFGYGAVVMTMRTMDRITTEATEKTHREHVENFCFDNTGSFRIRYQLAPEPLCLSELFLTLDYDLDYRRLCLAQKGIAAKPVAIQHQALADWVRACRIALDIRETDVREAMTEVLKRMGFTVLDDTLDADLLISDQEPVRTPDTPRGALYPDPDVAGRLLYTHRDLDEPYACFQYDGPNAPFGPFLLEAALVRMAVRAAAGFPPSVGQRVRFLPAAEKVSSTSRPGFKTNNAALFPPVLTVPETLPAPCRERLDRELSLDVARECKVTRFPNTLTPEEAVFTILELAENGDIKTPASDKVLGNITSRTIQEAWQSPAMQRLRGAILNGDLI, from the coding sequence ATGCATCATGGGGAAAAAGTTGCGGCTGTCATCGTCGCCCGCATGGGGTCCAGCCGTCTCAAGGACAAGATGATCCTGCCCTTCGGGGAGACCGACATCATCCGCTCGGTCTTTGACCGCATCCGAAAATGCGCCCTTGTGGACCAATTCGTCTTTGCCACCACGACAAATCCGCTGGACGACATCCTGGCCGAAATAGCTGCTGAGGAAGGCCTGTCGGTGGTGCGGGGCAGCGAAAATGACGTGGTCTCCCGTATGGCCGACGCCATAAACGCCCTGCCAGAAAGGCCCGACGTCATCGTCAGAGTCTGCTCGGACAATCCCCTGCTCATGCCGCCGGTCATCGACGACGCGGTCCGAGAGTTATGTGACAACGACGCCGACATCGTCACGCCGTTCGAGTTCGGAACCTATCCCTTCGGATACGGCGCGGTGGTCATGACCATGAGAACCATGGACCGAATTACCACCGAAGCGACCGAAAAAACGCACCGCGAACACGTGGAAAATTTCTGTTTCGACAATACGGGGTCATTCCGCATCCGATACCAGCTCGCCCCAGAGCCGCTCTGCCTGTCCGAGCTATTCCTCACCCTGGACTACGACCTGGACTACAGACGGCTTTGCCTTGCCCAAAAGGGGATTGCGGCAAAGCCTGTCGCCATCCAGCATCAGGCCCTGGCCGACTGGGTGCGGGCCTGCCGCATTGCTCTCGACATTCGTGAAACGGATGTCAGGGAAGCCATGACAGAAGTCCTTAAACGTATGGGCTTCACTGTCCTTGACGACACCCTGGATGCAGACCTCCTCATTTCCGACCAGGAACCTGTCCGAACGCCGGACACCCCGCGCGGCGCGCTCTACCCCGATCCGGACGTGGCAGGAAGACTACTCTACACCCATCGGGACCTGGACGAACCGTATGCCTGTTTTCAATACGATGGTCCCAACGCGCCCTTCGGCCCCTTCCTGCTGGAAGCAGCCCTGGTTCGCATGGCCGTCCGTGCGGCAGCGGGGTTCCCGCCCAGTGTGGGACAACGTGTCCGCTTCCTCCCAGCGGCGGAGAAGGTCTCTTCAACCAGCCGCCCCGGATTCAAGACAAACAACGCTGCCCTCTTTCCGCCCGTGCTCACGGTTCCGGAGACCCTGCCCGCTCCATGCCGCGAACGGCTGGACCGGGAACTGAGTCTTGATGTGGCCAGGGAGTGCAAAGTGACCCGTTTTCCCAATACGCTCACGCCGGAGGAGGCCGTGTTCACCATTCTGGAACTCGCCGAAAACGGGGACATCAAGACACCTGCCAGCGACAAAGTCCTGGGCAACATCACATCCCGCACCATCCAGGAGGCCTGGCAGAGCCCGGCCATGCAACGCCTGAGAGGGGCCATCCTCAACGGAGACCTGATTTAA
- a CDS encoding WbqC family protein: MSLSCAICQPHYLPWVGYFEMIDRVDVFVFLDDVQFIKREWKNRNRIRSGPTTEDTKWLTVPAVKEDQMKAIKDVRISEHSDWVQNHLNSIRHTYQGTPYFTPWFDRISEKLDEFRNMTVGNLNIALISWLCEEMGIGTKLVLSSDLDVPGKKEQKLINICGAIGADFYLANNATATYTGEADFGPHGIEFRTQDYTHPEYAQFNKGKGLPFISHLSVIDLLFNHDTAGKEILLSTRS, translated from the coding sequence ATGAGCCTGAGTTGCGCAATCTGCCAGCCCCATTACCTGCCTTGGGTAGGCTATTTCGAAATGATAGACCGCGTGGATGTCTTTGTCTTTCTCGACGATGTCCAGTTCATTAAACGCGAATGGAAGAACCGAAACCGCATTCGTAGCGGCCCGACGACCGAAGATACCAAGTGGCTTACTGTTCCGGCGGTGAAAGAAGACCAGATGAAGGCCATCAAGGACGTCCGCATCTCAGAGCACTCCGACTGGGTGCAGAATCACTTGAACAGCATCCGCCATACCTACCAGGGCACGCCGTATTTCACGCCGTGGTTCGACAGGATCAGTGAAAAGCTGGACGAGTTCCGGAACATGACCGTCGGGAACCTGAATATTGCCCTCATCAGCTGGCTCTGTGAAGAAATGGGAATCGGGACAAAGCTCGTCCTGAGTTCGGACCTGGATGTTCCCGGAAAGAAAGAACAGAAGCTGATCAACATCTGCGGGGCTATCGGTGCGGATTTCTACCTTGCCAACAATGCCACGGCGACCTACACGGGCGAGGCGGACTTCGGTCCTCACGGCATAGAATTCCGGACCCAGGACTACACCCATCCGGAATATGCGCAGTTCAACAAGGGCAAGGGACTGCCTTTCATCTCTCACTTAAGTGTCATTGATCTGCTCTTCAACCACGACACGGCGGGAAAAGAGATTCTCCTGAGCACTCGAAGTTAG
- a CDS encoding N-acetylneuraminate synthase family protein produces MKPRKSVQLGNFTVGDGHPVTIVAELGVNHLGDFGRMKEMIAAAVESGADLLKFQTYIAEKRYDPIKNPKGKMFIKWLKEWEFTRDQEAELWEYAKSLGATVFTSAFDPDSADFAESLGSVGYKIAAFELVNKVLLRHVASKGKPVVFTRGMATNEEVDEAIKIITEHGAEPVILHTTSSYPAQRKDTNLWTIHALRERYDWPVGHSDHTHGTYVPPLAVAAGANMIEKHFTVNQKLRESDNFFSLTPNELKEMVFKVRQAERVMGQEVVKCEAEEYMYDFRRHTD; encoded by the coding sequence ATGAAACCGAGAAAATCCGTCCAACTAGGCAACTTCACCGTAGGTGACGGCCACCCGGTGACCATCGTCGCCGAACTCGGCGTCAACCACCTTGGCGACTTCGGCCGCATGAAGGAAATGATAGCCGCCGCCGTTGAAAGCGGCGCGGATCTGCTGAAGTTCCAGACTTACATCGCGGAAAAGCGATACGACCCGATCAAGAACCCCAAGGGCAAGATGTTCATCAAATGGCTCAAGGAATGGGAGTTCACCCGGGACCAGGAAGCGGAGCTCTGGGAATACGCCAAGTCCCTAGGCGCGACGGTCTTCACCTCGGCCTTTGATCCGGACAGCGCGGACTTCGCTGAGTCCCTCGGCTCCGTGGGCTACAAGATCGCGGCCTTCGAACTGGTCAACAAGGTCCTGCTCAGACATGTGGCGTCCAAGGGCAAGCCCGTGGTCTTCACCCGTGGCATGGCCACCAACGAGGAAGTGGACGAGGCGATCAAGATCATCACCGAGCACGGTGCCGAACCGGTCATCCTGCACACGACTTCATCCTATCCGGCCCAGCGCAAGGACACCAACCTCTGGACCATACATGCCCTCAGGGAACGCTACGACTGGCCCGTCGGTCATTCGGACCACACCCACGGCACCTACGTCCCTCCCCTGGCCGTTGCCGCAGGCGCGAACATGATCGAAAAGCACTTCACCGTGAACCAGAAGCTGCGCGAGTCCGACAACTTCTTCTCCCTCACGCCCAACGAACTCAAGGAAATGGTGTTCAAGGTGCGCCAGGCGGAACGGGTCATGGGACAGGAAGTGGTCAAATGCGAGGCCGAGGAGTACATGTACGACTTCAGAAGGCACACGGACTAG
- a CDS encoding sulfotransferase family protein: MRNIMITGMFRSGSTLLSKLMNFHSEVVVANDSFLHFFRRFRDRAYSSHATHDWTPGGPFKDNFLNPNVAARLAIAGSDLSERLSPEDLDALNNRVDDTTAKFHPGLLEDIARIWADTFAGFFEELMVLVARSYPKQGCADPVVGFKMSWLEEFIPAMLRAFPDFKVLLLYRDVRAVAASQNAKEEKRPYLFYARNWRKSVASLIAFTNPASGLADRVLPVCYESLVDEPEKQARRICDFLGLEYDPAMIDVSSNVDQTTGTNWESNSSYGQQQGIFTSSVDRWKQTLTPDQIDFLEYLCGPELHYLGYELVGRHRTASDFPLPDMEPNEAELVSWLRGEPESAHLTDASKWKQVLENEEMRRAVLAGSESLDGDGVVQFFLYPEALAVLSEAYADLS; the protein is encoded by the coding sequence ATGCGCAATATAATGATAACCGGCATGTTCCGCTCGGGGAGCACCCTGCTTTCCAAGCTGATGAACTTTCACTCGGAAGTCGTTGTCGCCAACGATTCCTTCCTTCATTTCTTCCGCCGGTTTCGCGACAGGGCCTACAGTTCGCATGCCACGCATGACTGGACGCCGGGCGGTCCGTTCAAGGACAATTTCTTGAATCCCAATGTGGCGGCGCGGTTGGCAATCGCAGGGAGTGATCTGTCGGAGCGCCTTTCGCCTGAAGACCTCGACGCACTCAATAACAGGGTGGACGACACCACGGCAAAATTTCACCCTGGCCTGCTGGAGGATATCGCCAGGATCTGGGCGGATACGTTCGCCGGATTCTTCGAAGAGCTGATGGTTCTGGTGGCTAGGAGCTACCCGAAGCAGGGATGCGCCGACCCGGTGGTCGGGTTCAAGATGTCCTGGCTTGAGGAGTTCATCCCTGCCATGCTCAGGGCCTTTCCTGATTTCAAGGTGCTGTTGCTCTACAGGGATGTCCGGGCCGTTGCCGCCTCGCAGAACGCGAAGGAAGAAAAGCGTCCTTATCTTTTCTATGCCCGCAACTGGCGCAAGTCCGTTGCCAGTCTGATCGCTTTCACCAATCCCGCTTCCGGTCTGGCAGACCGCGTTCTTCCCGTTTGTTATGAATCGTTGGTCGACGAGCCGGAAAAACAGGCCCGCCGTATTTGTGATTTTCTCGGGCTGGAATACGATCCTGCAATGATTGATGTCTCCTCCAACGTGGACCAGACCACTGGAACGAATTGGGAGTCCAATTCGTCCTATGGACAGCAGCAGGGCATTTTCACCTCCTCCGTGGACCGATGGAAGCAGACGTTGACGCCGGATCAGATCGACTTTCTCGAATATCTGTGCGGCCCTGAATTGCACTATCTCGGATACGAACTGGTAGGGAGGCACCGTACGGCTTCGGATTTCCCTCTCCCCGACATGGAGCCGAATGAAGCCGAACTGGTTTCCTGGCTCCGGGGCGAACCCGAGTCGGCGCACCTTACGGATGCCTCCAAATGGAAGCAGGTGTTGGAGAACGAGGAAATGCGGCGGGCCGTATTGGCCGGCAGCGAGTCTCTGGACGGAGACGGCGTGGTGCAGTTTTTCCTCTACCCGGAAGCGCTTGCCGTCTTGAGCGAGGCCTACGCCGATCTGTCCTGA
- a CDS encoding NAD-dependent epimerase/dehydratase family protein, with translation MKTYFVTGAMGFVGSHFSELLLKKGAKVIGLDLGPHAPHLLDYDNFTFVQDTVKNDDILKRCVDMADYVCHIAGIAEPDQYVKTPRKVIDITAFVGIKLIEMCRLTGKLFFLTSTSEIYGNNPNVPFKETDNRVLGPTSTNRWCYSSSKAILEHYLMACAHAKELDSVIVRLFNVYGPRLRGRVVANYLENALQGKNLIVHGDGSQTRSFTYIDDVVDAFDRLIHDEKCFNEIFNVGNPVETSILEFAKAVQKVSDKPIDLEYMTHAEYYGKSYEDIDRRVPDVSKLEKFTGWVPTTTLEDGLEKTFAYMKAKAAEK, from the coding sequence ATGAAAACGTACTTTGTTACCGGAGCCATGGGCTTCGTCGGTTCTCATTTCAGTGAATTGCTTCTTAAGAAAGGCGCCAAGGTTATCGGCCTCGACCTCGGCCCCCATGCCCCGCACCTGCTGGATTACGACAATTTCACCTTTGTTCAGGATACCGTAAAAAACGATGATATTCTGAAACGTTGCGTGGACATGGCCGACTACGTCTGCCACATTGCCGGCATTGCCGAGCCCGATCAATACGTCAAAACTCCGCGCAAGGTCATCGACATCACCGCCTTCGTCGGCATCAAGCTGATCGAGATGTGCCGCCTGACCGGCAAGCTCTTCTTCCTGACCTCCACTTCGGAGATATACGGCAACAACCCCAACGTGCCCTTCAAGGAAACGGATAACCGCGTCCTCGGCCCCACTTCCACCAACCGCTGGTGCTACTCCTCTTCCAAGGCCATTCTGGAGCACTACCTGATGGCCTGTGCTCACGCCAAGGAACTGGACTCCGTCATCGTCCGCCTCTTCAACGTCTATGGCCCCCGACTTAGAGGCCGCGTGGTCGCCAACTACCTCGAGAACGCGCTCCAGGGCAAAAACCTGATCGTGCACGGTGACGGCTCACAGACCCGTTCCTTCACCTACATCGACGACGTGGTGGATGCCTTTGACAGGCTCATCCACGACGAGAAGTGCTTCAACGAGATCTTCAATGTGGGCAACCCGGTGGAAACCTCCATCCTCGAATTCGCAAAGGCCGTCCAGAAGGTCAGCGACAAGCCCATCGATCTGGAATACATGACGCACGCCGAATACTACGGCAAATCCTACGAGGATATCGACCGCCGCGTTCCCGACGTTTCCAAGCTCGAGAAGTTCACCGGCTGGGTGCCGACCACGACTCTGGAAGACGGCCTGGAAAAGACCTTCGCCTACATGAAAGCAAAGGCTGCTGAAAAATAG